A window of Amycolatopsis australiensis contains these coding sequences:
- a CDS encoding S41 family peptidase, with protein sequence MGSEARSAQVEEVIRRLEAHYVFPEVATKLAEVLRQRLGEGAYADVSDAEFATLVTADLQSVNGDKHLRLRHHVDPVAEDGDAEANSDEYRLQAELEGFGVAEVRRLAGNVGYLDTTMLYQPELAGPAITAAMTLLAPSDALLLDVRRNRGGSPGTSALLQTYLVDEPVHYLDIYEREGDRTTQMWTLPYVPGPRFGGTKPIWVLTGPQTFSGGEDLAFSLQRQGRAKTVGEATRGGAHPREQYKIDTYLDVTVSIARSFDPETGENWEGTGVRPDIPVVADQAFDTAYELALKHVLELGDTGPRRLVAEEARQALDRR encoded by the coding sequence ATGGGGTCTGAGGCGCGTTCTGCGCAGGTCGAAGAGGTCATCCGCCGGTTGGAAGCTCACTACGTGTTCCCCGAGGTCGCGACGAAGCTCGCGGAGGTGCTTCGCCAGCGTCTCGGCGAAGGCGCGTACGCCGACGTCAGCGACGCCGAGTTCGCGACGCTCGTCACAGCGGACCTGCAGTCGGTGAACGGCGACAAGCACCTCCGCCTGCGTCACCACGTCGACCCGGTGGCCGAGGACGGCGACGCGGAGGCGAACTCCGACGAGTACCGGCTCCAGGCAGAGCTGGAGGGCTTCGGCGTCGCGGAGGTCCGGCGGCTGGCCGGCAACGTCGGCTACCTGGACACGACGATGCTCTACCAGCCCGAACTGGCCGGCCCGGCGATCACGGCGGCGATGACGCTGCTCGCGCCGTCCGACGCGCTGCTGCTGGACGTCCGGCGCAACCGCGGTGGCAGTCCCGGCACGAGCGCCCTGCTGCAGACCTACCTGGTCGACGAGCCGGTGCACTACCTCGACATCTACGAGCGCGAGGGCGACCGCACGACCCAGATGTGGACCCTGCCGTACGTCCCCGGCCCGCGGTTCGGCGGCACCAAGCCGATCTGGGTGCTGACCGGCCCACAGACGTTCTCCGGCGGTGAGGACCTCGCGTTCTCGCTCCAGCGGCAGGGCCGGGCGAAGACGGTGGGGGAGGCCACCCGCGGCGGCGCCCACCCGCGTGAGCAGTACAAGATCGACACCTACCTCGACGTGACGGTCTCGATCGCGCGGTCGTTCGACCCGGAGACGGGCGAGAACTGGGAGGGCACCGGCGTCCGGCCGGACATCCCGGTGGTGGCGGACCAGGCGTTCGACACGGCGTACGAGCTGGCGCTCAAGCACGTCCTCGAACTGGGTGACACCGGTCCGCGGCGGCTGGTCGCGGAAGAGGCACGGCAGGCGCTCGACCGGCGCTAG
- a CDS encoding TMEM165/GDT1 family protein: MVALISAFGLVLAVELPDKTLVATLVLTTRFRGGPVFAGVCAAFAVQCVIAVAFGSVLTLLPDVVLSLVVAGLFGLGAFMLLREGFSEADEAGEDASRIGPAPKSFIRSAMTSFGVLFAAEWGDASQLATASLTARIGNPVAVGVGAFAALVVVAGLAVFIGGKIRSRIRPKLIQRCAGFVFAGFAAFALLQLAF, from the coding sequence ATGGTGGCGCTGATCAGCGCGTTCGGCCTGGTGCTCGCCGTGGAACTGCCGGACAAGACGCTGGTCGCGACCCTGGTGCTGACCACCCGTTTTCGCGGCGGGCCGGTTTTCGCCGGAGTCTGCGCGGCGTTCGCCGTGCAATGCGTGATCGCGGTCGCGTTCGGCAGCGTGCTGACGCTGTTGCCCGACGTGGTCCTTTCATTGGTCGTCGCCGGGCTGTTCGGCCTCGGCGCTTTCATGCTCCTTCGCGAGGGATTCAGCGAAGCGGACGAAGCCGGCGAAGACGCTTCGCGCATCGGCCCCGCGCCGAAGTCCTTCATCCGCTCCGCGATGACATCGTTCGGCGTGCTCTTCGCCGCCGAGTGGGGTGACGCGTCCCAGCTCGCGACGGCCAGCCTGACGGCCCGGATCGGCAACCCGGTCGCCGTCGGCGTCGGCGCCTTCGCCGCGCTCGTCGTGGTCGCCGGGCTCGCCGTGTTCATCGGCGGGAAGATCCGCAGCCGGATCCGCCCGAAGCTGATCCAGCGCTGCGCCGGGTTCGTGTTCGCCGGGTTCGCCGCGTTCGCCCTGCTCCAGCTGGCCTTCTGA
- a CDS encoding DUF998 domain-containing protein produces the protein MNSKSLHAVSPVHGRLALGGIGLAVAISIDLHLRLSAQVSPIWQTLSEYVYGKLGTSSAAPLFSVMCLALSLGSVALLAGIAKAHRPGTTAVCVLLGTWSAGLLVCGLVPVDPDGQARSLSGQVHNLAALTAFVALPAAAFVLTRRGRERCPWEPRRTTIRRLATASFTSVGVVLGGFVLTLVLGPAQQDVTLGLFERLLFTIDVALLLTMVRPLLAVSRR, from the coding sequence GTGAACTCGAAGTCGCTGCACGCCGTCTCGCCGGTGCACGGCAGGCTCGCGCTCGGCGGAATCGGCCTCGCCGTGGCCATCTCGATCGACCTGCACCTGCGGCTGTCCGCGCAGGTCAGCCCGATCTGGCAGACGCTGTCGGAGTACGTCTACGGCAAGCTCGGCACGTCATCGGCCGCTCCCCTGTTCAGCGTGATGTGCCTGGCCCTGTCGCTCGGCTCGGTCGCCCTGCTCGCCGGCATCGCGAAGGCCCACCGGCCCGGCACCACCGCCGTGTGCGTGCTGCTCGGCACCTGGTCGGCCGGCCTGCTGGTGTGCGGCCTGGTCCCGGTCGACCCGGACGGCCAGGCGCGTTCGCTGTCCGGACAGGTGCACAACCTCGCCGCGCTCACGGCGTTCGTCGCCCTGCCCGCCGCCGCGTTCGTGCTGACCCGGCGCGGCCGCGAGCGCTGCCCGTGGGAACCGCGCCGGACCACCATCCGGCGCCTGGCCACCGCGAGCTTCACCAGTGTCGGCGTGGTCCTCGGCGGGTTCGTCCTCACGCTCGTCCTCGGCCCGGCACAGCAGGACGTCACGCTCGGCCTGTTCGAGCGCCTGCTGTTCACGATCGACGTCGCCCTGCTGCTGACCATGGTGCGGCCGCTGCTGGCGGTCTCGCGGCGTTAG
- a CDS encoding IclR family transcriptional regulator — MTSREGSLTLDRGLALLQAVADAGGDAATISELAVAIGASRAAVYRLLVPLSDRGLVWRDGTKVRLGVGLLRLAGQVLPQLRDAAGPVLRQLAEKVGATAHLSVAQGEQALAVAVVEPSWTSFHVAYRVGSRHSLTAGAAGKAMSLRPGGDGWVTSTGELQAGASGVAAPVRGVPGLKASVGVVSLEPLRAAEVGPQVVAAAGRLADILRADA; from the coding sequence GTGACCAGCCGGGAAGGGTCGCTGACGCTCGACCGGGGCCTGGCGCTGCTGCAGGCGGTCGCCGACGCCGGCGGCGACGCGGCGACCATCTCGGAGCTGGCCGTGGCCATCGGAGCCAGCCGGGCGGCCGTCTACCGGCTGCTCGTGCCGCTGTCGGACCGCGGGCTGGTGTGGCGGGACGGCACGAAGGTCCGGCTCGGCGTCGGCCTCCTGCGGCTGGCCGGGCAGGTGCTGCCGCAGCTGCGGGACGCGGCCGGGCCGGTGCTGCGCCAGCTGGCCGAGAAGGTCGGCGCGACGGCGCACCTGTCGGTCGCGCAGGGGGAGCAAGCGCTTGCGGTGGCCGTCGTCGAGCCGTCGTGGACCAGCTTCCACGTCGCCTACCGCGTCGGGAGCCGGCATTCGCTGACCGCCGGCGCGGCCGGCAAGGCGATGAGCCTGCGCCCGGGCGGCGACGGCTGGGTGACGTCGACGGGCGAGCTGCAGGCGGGCGCATCCGGCGTCGCGGCACCGGTCCGCGGAGTGCCGGGACTGAAGGCGAGCGTCGGCGTCGTCTCGCTGGAACCGTTGCGGGCGGCCGAGGTGGGCCCCCAGGTCGTCGCGGCCGCCGGACGGCTGGCCGACATCCTGCGCGCGGACGCCTAA